Proteins from a genomic interval of Arthrobacter sp. CAN_C5:
- the cpaB gene encoding Flp pilus assembly protein CpaB, with protein sequence MANGKSPSRRTGFPLGVRRLVFRHRRFLAALLFCLAAAVIVEALIPPEQSLSRVVAAAEDLPVGTVLTPAHLTTIDLPPEAIPFRSFTEIPAVVGEQLATPLHRGSVLAETFLVGTGLLTGSPPGSVAVPLRPADETTVQLLSPGQHVDVVLSTGNGFEVPATTSVLVRAAPVLWTSGSSAGSATGWPNATDAEGLVVIAADPSDAAALAGASSTGKVHLVLTGAPPVDQ encoded by the coding sequence ATGGCCAACGGCAAGAGCCCCTCACGACGTACCGGGTTCCCCCTGGGCGTCCGGAGGCTTGTCTTCCGCCATCGCCGGTTTCTCGCTGCACTATTGTTCTGCCTTGCCGCAGCGGTAATTGTCGAAGCCCTCATTCCGCCGGAGCAATCACTTTCCCGGGTGGTAGCGGCGGCCGAGGATCTTCCAGTGGGCACCGTGCTCACCCCCGCCCACCTCACCACTATCGATCTGCCGCCGGAGGCAATCCCGTTCCGGTCGTTCACCGAGATCCCGGCCGTGGTCGGGGAACAGCTGGCCACTCCCCTGCATCGCGGCAGCGTCCTGGCAGAGACCTTTTTGGTGGGCACCGGGCTACTCACCGGTTCCCCACCGGGATCGGTCGCGGTCCCCCTGCGCCCCGCCGATGAAACCACCGTCCAGTTGCTCTCCCCCGGGCAGCATGTGGATGTGGTTCTCAGCACCGGAAACGGCTTCGAGGTCCCGGCAACTACCAGCGTGCTCGTCCGGGCGGCACCGGTGCTGTGGACATCAGGCTCCTCCGCCGGATCCGCCACCGGATGGCCCAACGCCACGGACGCCGAGGGGCTGGTGGTGATAGCGGCCGATCCATCCGACGCCGCCGCCCTCGCCGGCGCGTCGAGCACAGGAAAGGTTCATCTGGTGCTTACCGGCGCACCTCCGGTAGACCAGTAG
- a CDS encoding IS110 family transposase — MIKGYESVDVFIGVDVGKSDHHAVALDKSGKKLLDKTLPNDEAKLRAIIGSLTIHGNLLLVVDQPATIGALPVAVAQSAGILVGYLPGLAMRRIADLHPGEAKTDARDAYIIAEAARTMPHTLRSIVVADEQGAELSMLCGFDDDLAAQATATSNRIRGLLTQIHPALERVIGGHLDHRAMAELLRKYPTPAALAAAGRTRVGTFLTKFAPRAGNRWAEEIFAALGEQTVVVAGTKAAGTVLPQLAGMLLGLRDARAEIYAQVEALVEAHPLHLVLTSTPAVGVRTEARILTEIVGKDFATAGHLASYAGLAPVTWRSGTSIRGDHPSRKGNKILKRALFLSAFAALKDPVSRTYYDRKRAEGKRHNQALIALARRRTDTLFAMLRDMTLYEEKLPKPA; from the coding sequence GTGATCAAGGGTTATGAGAGCGTCGACGTCTTCATCGGAGTCGACGTCGGTAAGAGTGACCACCACGCGGTGGCACTGGATAAGTCAGGTAAGAAGCTCCTCGATAAGACGCTGCCCAATGACGAGGCGAAACTACGCGCAATCATCGGCTCCCTGACCATTCATGGGAACCTGTTGTTGGTCGTGGATCAGCCGGCCACCATCGGCGCGTTACCGGTCGCTGTTGCCCAGTCCGCTGGAATCCTGGTCGGCTACCTGCCCGGCCTCGCCATGCGAAGGATCGCTGACCTGCACCCCGGCGAGGCGAAAACTGACGCCCGCGACGCCTACATCATTGCTGAGGCGGCGCGGACCATGCCGCACACGCTGCGTTCCATTGTCGTGGCCGATGAACAGGGCGCTGAGCTGTCCATGCTCTGTGGTTTCGACGACGATCTGGCCGCCCAGGCCACCGCGACATCCAACCGGATTCGGGGCCTACTGACGCAGATCCACCCCGCGCTGGAACGGGTCATCGGCGGGCATCTGGACCACCGAGCCATGGCCGAGCTATTGCGCAAATACCCGACACCCGCGGCCTTGGCGGCCGCCGGCAGAACTCGGGTGGGCACCTTCTTAACCAAATTCGCTCCACGGGCCGGCAACCGGTGGGCGGAGGAGATTTTCGCCGCCCTGGGTGAACAAACCGTCGTGGTAGCCGGCACCAAAGCCGCCGGGACCGTGCTCCCACAACTGGCCGGGATGCTCCTCGGCCTGCGCGACGCCCGCGCCGAAATCTATGCCCAGGTAGAGGCCCTCGTGGAGGCCCACCCTCTTCACCTCGTCCTGACGTCAACACCGGCGGTCGGCGTGAGGACAGAAGCCCGCATCCTGACCGAAATTGTTGGCAAGGATTTCGCCACCGCCGGCCACCTGGCCTCATACGCCGGACTGGCCCCAGTAACGTGGCGGTCAGGGACATCGATCCGCGGCGACCACCCCTCACGGAAAGGCAACAAGATCCTCAAACGCGCCCTGTTCCTCTCCGCGTTCGCCGCGCTGAAAGACCCGGTATCCAGGACCTACTACGACCGGAAACGCGCCGAAGGCAAACGCCACAATCAGGCCCTCATAGCCCTCGCGCGCCGCCGCACCGACACGCTCTTCGCCATGCTCAGAGACATGACTCTCTACGAGGAAAAACTCCCCAAACCAGCTTGA
- a CDS encoding FmdB family zinc ribbon protein, which translates to MPTYAYACKDCDHAFDIHQAFSDNSLTECPECEGSLRKKFNSVGVVFKGSGFYRNDSRDSKKSVDPGTSSSSPSSGTSSDQSSPGSGAAKTSPGKDASTTVKKPSESSKTTAAAS; encoded by the coding sequence TTGCCAACCTACGCATACGCCTGCAAAGACTGCGACCATGCCTTCGATATCCATCAGGCCTTTTCTGACAACTCACTCACCGAGTGCCCCGAATGCGAGGGATCGCTGAGGAAGAAGTTCAACAGCGTGGGTGTGGTGTTCAAGGGGTCGGGTTTTTACCGTAACGACTCGCGCGACAGCAAGAAGTCGGTTGACCCGGGAACGAGCAGTAGCAGCCCGTCATCCGGCACCTCCTCCGATCAGTCCTCCCCGGGGTCCGGCGCGGCCAAGACCAGCCCGGGCAAGGATGCTTCGACGACAGTGAAAAAACCTTCGGAGAGCTCCAAAACGACTGCCGCCGCGAGCTAG
- a CDS encoding 5-formyltetrahydrofolate cyclo-ligase — protein sequence MGPQSPATGKDAARQHFRAARLAMAPEERAKASAGLRQQVEGWLLPGSDRPGLIAAYLSVDPEPGTLDLLASLAGSGYEVVVPICESAYQLSWCSWSAGVELRRSPRAPVLEPVGERRHFTGLLTGGRSVSLLLVPALAVDRSGSRLGQGGGYYDRFLAQLRAVDPAVPTLGYVYDHELLPAGTLAATPLDMPLAGAFTPSACHRLETRRDAV from the coding sequence ATGGGACCCCAATCGCCTGCAACCGGCAAGGATGCTGCCCGGCAACACTTCCGGGCGGCCCGGCTGGCGATGGCCCCCGAGGAGCGGGCTAAAGCCTCCGCCGGGCTCCGGCAGCAGGTTGAGGGGTGGCTTCTGCCGGGCTCCGACCGTCCCGGTCTGATCGCCGCCTACCTGTCGGTGGACCCAGAGCCAGGGACCCTTGATCTCCTGGCATCGCTGGCCGGGAGTGGCTACGAGGTGGTGGTGCCGATTTGCGAGTCCGCCTACCAGCTTTCCTGGTGCAGCTGGTCGGCGGGAGTCGAACTGCGACGCAGCCCCCGCGCACCCGTGCTGGAGCCGGTGGGGGAACGCCGGCATTTCACCGGGCTGCTCACTGGTGGGCGCTCGGTGTCGCTCCTGCTGGTCCCGGCACTAGCGGTGGACCGCAGCGGCAGCCGGCTCGGCCAGGGCGGCGGCTACTATGACCGGTTTCTCGCGCAACTTCGGGCAGTCGATCCGGCCGTCCCCACCCTCGGGTATGTGTACGACCACGAACTGCTGCCGGCCGGAACGCTGGCTGCCACGCCACTGGACATGCCCCTCGCCGGCGCCTTCACGCCGTCGGCCTGCCACCGCCTGGAGACGCGTCGGGACGCGGTGTAG
- the galU gene encoding UTP--glucose-1-phosphate uridylyltransferase GalU produces the protein MTSRVNKAVIPAAGLGTRFLPATKAMPKEMLPVVDKPAIQYVVEEAVNAGMTDILMITGRNKRSLEDHFDRVPFIEQTLEAKGDHEKLAAVRRPSELGDIHYLRQGDPKGLGHAVLRAKLHVGKEPFAVLLGDDLIDERDVLLQTMIEVQEKTGGSVIALIEVDPDQISAYGCADISAIDGEDYVRVSELVEKPAIDEAPSNLAVIGRYVLHPRVFDVLETTGPGRGGEIQLTDALQTLASAEGEGSGVYGVVFRGRRYDTGDKLSYIKAVVTLASEREDLGPDLQDWLKSFTQNLNG, from the coding sequence ATGACCTCACGAGTGAATAAGGCCGTTATCCCCGCTGCGGGACTTGGCACGCGGTTTCTCCCCGCCACGAAGGCGATGCCCAAGGAAATGCTTCCAGTAGTCGACAAGCCTGCGATCCAGTACGTGGTCGAAGAGGCAGTCAACGCCGGAATGACCGACATCTTGATGATCACTGGGCGAAACAAGCGTTCGCTCGAGGACCACTTCGACCGGGTGCCCTTCATCGAGCAGACCCTCGAGGCGAAGGGCGACCATGAGAAGCTGGCCGCCGTCCGCCGTCCGTCCGAGCTGGGTGACATCCACTATCTCCGGCAGGGGGATCCGAAGGGACTCGGCCACGCCGTCCTCCGCGCAAAGCTCCACGTCGGCAAAGAGCCGTTCGCCGTTCTCCTCGGCGACGACCTCATCGACGAGCGCGATGTCCTGCTGCAGACCATGATCGAAGTACAGGAGAAGACCGGCGGATCAGTTATCGCACTGATCGAGGTCGATCCGGACCAGATCAGCGCCTACGGGTGCGCGGACATCTCGGCCATTGACGGCGAGGACTATGTCAGGGTCAGCGAACTGGTGGAGAAGCCAGCCATCGACGAGGCCCCCTCCAACCTTGCCGTCATCGGCCGGTACGTCCTGCACCCACGCGTTTTTGATGTCCTGGAAACCACCGGCCCAGGCCGGGGCGGCGAAATCCAGCTCACCGACGCCTTGCAGACTCTCGCCTCAGCAGAGGGCGAAGGATCGGGCGTATACGGCGTCGTGTTCCGTGGCCGTCGTTACGACACCGGCGATAAGCTCAGCTACATCAAGGCAGTCGTGACCCTGGCCTCAGAGCGCGAGGATCTGGGACCGGACCTCCAGGACTGGTTGAAGAGCTTCACCCAAAACCTGAACGGCTAG
- a CDS encoding GNAT family N-acetyltransferase, giving the protein MSGQFAWPVTLETDTLVLRPVRLRDRKEWSAVRERNAEWLAPWEASNPAPGGYLPSYPEMVRSLRKQARAATGLPFLITERTGHLRQPAIVGQLTVSTIVWGSAMTATLGYWVDRDRAGQGIAPTAVALVTDYCFKSLGLHRMEINIRPENSASLRVVEKLGFRDEGFRKGYLHIAGEWTDHRSFALTGDEVPGGLLARWQSQRRRGQDGGIRQPGGDTPPSIHS; this is encoded by the coding sequence GTGAGCGGGCAGTTCGCCTGGCCGGTGACCCTCGAGACCGACACTCTCGTCTTGAGGCCGGTACGGCTGCGTGACCGGAAGGAATGGTCGGCTGTTCGGGAACGCAACGCCGAATGGCTCGCGCCCTGGGAGGCATCCAACCCGGCGCCGGGGGGATACCTGCCCAGCTACCCCGAGATGGTCCGGTCGCTGCGGAAGCAGGCCCGGGCGGCGACCGGCCTTCCGTTCCTGATCACCGAGCGGACCGGGCACCTCAGGCAACCTGCGATTGTCGGTCAACTGACGGTGTCGACCATTGTCTGGGGTTCGGCGATGACAGCGACGCTCGGCTACTGGGTGGACCGCGACCGTGCGGGGCAGGGGATCGCGCCGACCGCCGTCGCGCTGGTGACCGACTACTGCTTCAAGAGCCTCGGACTGCACCGGATGGAGATCAACATCCGCCCCGAGAACTCGGCCAGCCTTCGGGTCGTTGAGAAACTTGGCTTCCGAGACGAGGGCTTCCGTAAGGGTTACCTCCACATCGCAGGGGAGTGGACGGACCATCGAAGCTTCGCTCTCACCGGGGACGAAGTGCCCGGCGGCCTGTTAGCCCGCTGGCAGTCGCAACGCCGACGGGGCCAGGATGGCGGCATTCGCCAACCCGGAGGCGACACACCGCCATCAATACACTCGTGA
- a CDS encoding phosphotransferase, with amino-acid sequence MTSCSVAGPNAPSPEPGAETAQLRLLEGVGAAEPLRLALETLGCRASTWSLVQVHHRPGAGATGIYQVDVVASDDRVTTEFLCISTAALTAPADGTVKLTGADGLALTVWRHPHDPLLPGLPWACDSAKVGAALFGLRTGSKTDSAVPELATVSYRPLRRAVLTAEYLGERRYLKVLRHGQAGRLAERHLLLTRAGIPAPELIEVPAPDVLAMHRAPGAPLAERLMRDGAQSMQPGALIDLLQKLPPESMRLPERPAWAARVRDYAMGAAAVLPEEQARITALADKVHHLVATVDAGPKVPSHGDFYEANLLVTGDSISGLLDVDALGPGHLVDDLACFIGHLAVLPSLDSRYIHIPAALDRFLAAFDRAVEPSALRGRAAGVALTLVAGAKHRASPADPDAWHADALRRLTIAESLADAALARRS; translated from the coding sequence ATGACGTCCTGCAGCGTCGCCGGGCCTAACGCCCCTTCACCGGAACCGGGAGCAGAAACCGCCCAGCTGCGCCTGCTGGAAGGCGTTGGTGCGGCCGAACCCCTCCGACTCGCGCTGGAGACGCTTGGTTGCCGTGCGTCCACTTGGTCGCTCGTCCAGGTCCATCACCGTCCCGGCGCTGGCGCCACCGGGATCTATCAGGTGGACGTCGTAGCCAGTGACGACCGGGTGACCACCGAATTCCTCTGCATCAGTACGGCAGCCCTGACCGCCCCAGCGGATGGCACCGTGAAGCTGACAGGGGCGGACGGCCTGGCCCTGACCGTGTGGCGTCATCCCCATGACCCGCTGCTGCCGGGTCTGCCCTGGGCCTGTGACTCGGCGAAGGTCGGGGCCGCACTCTTTGGCCTCCGGACGGGTAGCAAAACCGACAGCGCCGTGCCTGAACTGGCAACCGTCAGCTATCGACCGCTGCGGAGAGCCGTCCTGACCGCCGAGTACCTCGGGGAACGCCGGTACCTGAAGGTCCTGCGTCATGGACAAGCAGGGCGTCTCGCTGAACGCCACCTCCTGCTCACCCGGGCCGGAATTCCAGCCCCAGAACTGATCGAGGTGCCAGCACCGGACGTGCTGGCCATGCATCGAGCTCCTGGGGCGCCCCTGGCCGAACGGCTGATGAGAGACGGCGCACAGTCGATGCAGCCGGGCGCCCTCATCGACCTGCTGCAAAAGCTCCCGCCCGAGTCGATGAGGCTACCGGAGCGCCCCGCCTGGGCTGCGCGCGTGCGCGACTACGCCATGGGCGCGGCAGCTGTCCTGCCGGAGGAGCAGGCGCGGATCACAGCATTGGCCGACAAGGTGCACCATCTCGTGGCCACGGTCGACGCCGGTCCGAAGGTGCCCTCCCACGGGGATTTCTATGAGGCGAACCTTTTGGTCACGGGCGATAGCATCTCGGGACTCCTGGATGTTGATGCACTGGGTCCCGGCCACCTGGTGGACGACCTCGCCTGTTTCATCGGTCACCTGGCGGTCCTACCCTCCCTGGATAGCCGCTACATCCACATCCCGGCAGCCTTGGACCGGTTCCTGGCGGCTTTTGATCGCGCCGTCGAACCCTCGGCACTCCGCGGTCGTGCGGCTGGCGTTGCCCTCACGCTGGTGGCGGGGGCGAAGCACAGGGCATCACCGGCCGACCCTGATGCCTGGCACGCTGACGCACTCAGACGACTGACGATTGCCGAGTCGCTGGCCGACGCGGCCCTGGCCCGCCGCAGCTAA